A window of Zalophus californianus isolate mZalCal1 chromosome 12, mZalCal1.pri.v2, whole genome shotgun sequence genomic DNA:
CACTAGAGCCCGTCTCCATCATGGCCTCGGCAAGAGGACCCCGCCACACTACACCCAACCCTCTGGACACTTCACTCCCTAGTCCTCCGCCCTCCTCCGCCCTCCCCCCCGcattaaagggaaagaagaaacttTGCAAGTTGGAGGTGTGGTGAGACCTCAGTCTGCAAGGAAGGGCTGGGAAGGCCTTGGAGGAGGAACGCAGGGCCATTGCCAGCAGGCGACACCACCCAGCTGAAGGCACAAGGGTGCAGAGCAGGGAACGACTTTATTGGAAGGTAGAAGGTGGCAAGGCTCAACCAgcttcaccccacccccaaagcgGTACCTGTCCCCCCTCACTCACGCTTTCCACAAGTCTCCCTCCCAACTGTCTGGAGCACCCTGGGAAGGGCTCTCCCCTTCCCACCGGAACACTGGGGTAGAGACGGCAAGCCTGTCCTTAAAGTGCTTTGCTCTGACAGTGCAGAGTACTTCCGTAAGGCCGAAGAGCCACGCAGCCTGGTCCCCCTGCTGGCACCAGCCCTGTGCACGGGGTGAGGTGAGGGCCACCTCCCTCCTTGGTTTCTGTTCGCCCCAGAGCTGAGCAAGTAGTGGTACGTGGGGCCGTTACTCCCAGCCGGCGTTCCTCAGAGTGCATTCTGCTTCCCCCTGGACCTGGGAGATCAGACCTCTAGGTGTCTTGGTGGTGTCTTCTGATGCCCCCAGGAAAAGGAGAGCAGCCGCCGGGGCAGCGCGCGCTCAGATCTGATATTCCCAGCCTTCCCCATCTTCCAGAGCCCTGTTGGTCAGCCCCCTCAGTTCCCTCCTCAGGGTGCCTTGCCGGAGCCTCTCCCAATTGGTGCTGCTGTGGGACGTACTGCGAGAcactgagggggtggagagggacagGTGGGGGCCGAAGGGGTGGCCCAGCTGCAGTTTTTCGGAGGCTTTGTCCAAGTCGTCGGAGCCCTGGCTGTGGAAGGCCTGCACATAGCGCCGCACTCGCTGCCGGTTGAGATCCTGTCTGTCCTCCACCCTGTGGAGCAGGAGGCCATGAGAGGCAGCCGGGGATGGAAGGGCTGGTTCCGAGCCCTGCCCGTGTCCTGCGCTCAGCCCCTCCCGCCATGACTGGCCTTCTTCCTCGTGTGCGGCTGGTGTGGGCACAGGAGCTCCAGCCCCTCACCTGCAGCCCCAAGCACCTCGTGGGGCCCCTCCCTTAGCAGCAGGGATCCGGTGTGGGGACCTCAGGTCAACACAGGTCAGTGGGCAAGGGGCCCAGGGAGCGGACAGCCTGCACAGGGCCCCGGGGAGCGGGAGGTTGTCTGAGCAGAGGGGCGCCCGGCCCTGCCCCGGTCACTCACCGTAGAAACCAGCGGTCCCCCAGCCCATACTCGCGCCCGCAGATCCCCGAGCGAGGCCACAGGCAGCGAGGCAGCTTCCGCTCCAGCATCACCGTGGTGGCCACCACCTGTGTGTGGGGACAGGTGGGGCCGTCAGAGGTTGGGTACAGAGAGcgaggggtggggacaggaaaGGGTGCTGGGCAGAGGAAGGACCGTTTAGCAATCGCTAGGAAAGGCAGGAGCTCATGGTCTCCAAGAAGGGACAAGCGACACCCCCAAGCTGCGGGGAGTGGTGGAGTCAGCTTGGTTGACCCTCTTCTGTGGGAGAGAGTCAATGGGACATGAGCCCCACAATTCTCTGCCCGGCGACCTGACATCCGTACTGATCCTGCAGGAGGTTGAGAGAACTCGCTCcaaggagacaggaaggagggCAAAGCAAACAGAAAGGGATCCTCAAGGCCACAGGATATTTTGACCCTACCGAcataaatgccatttaaaaatgctAACATCCTCCTGAGAAATCTAATATCAATACATTTGCATGGAAAACATATTTTCCTGAGGAAACCCCATTTAGCCAATTTAGGGCCTTTTAACTCTGTTTCCTACACAGCACAGCTAGGCGCCATTCAATTTAggggattttcatttttaattctgctgaaattattttctaaagtatattttcaaatgatttgaTTCATGGAACGGCCTTCTGTCTCCATCATGATGATCTGACTGAAGATTACTTCTGCTACTCTGGGAAGtttttgtagcatttttttttaaacccgtCCAATTTTTCTGGGTCCGATTTTACAGACTAATTTACTAAATGTCCTTTTAGTCACCATTAGCTTTATTTCTTGTTGGTTGATTCCTTGTGGACTCTTCTAGAAAAGCCTGAGGTTTTACTTTTTGAGAAAACTATGAGGATTCTTTTCAGCCATCCAAGTACTGCTCCGTTTTAGTGCCAGTCCAGCTCTTTTGGACACTCTGCATTATTCTGTGTACTGCGCAGCGACCACGTAGACACATGTCGGGTCAAAATATCCTGTTTCTGTGCGAGCTCAGCCCCGGTCCCTGGCTGGGAGGGAACCACCTGCAGTAACCCTCCCGGCCGCCAGGGGGCTCACCTGTGCCCTCCAGAGCTCATCTCGCTCGTGGGCCACCCGCCAGTGAGTATCACCCATCATGGCTATGAGGAGGTTGAGCATGAGCAGCGTAGCAATGATGGCGAAGGCAGCGTAGGTGATGCTGTACATGAAGGGCAGATCCACGTCGTAGTTGGCAGGCCCATCGATGACGGTGAGGAACAGCTCGAAGGTGCTGAACAGTGCCATGGGGTAATCGTAGAAGTGGCCCAGCTCGTCGGGGTCCTCTGTCTGGAAGATGATATAGAAGGCTGCTCCACCCAAGGGGATGGAGAGTTACCATGGCAACCATATACGGGACTGGACCGCGGCCAGCTCTCTGCTGCCCAGTTCAGTGCCGCGCCCCTCATCTCCGGCCCTCCATGGCTCCGTCCTTTGCGTTCCGATATTCCCTTATTTTCAGGATGCCTTatcctgatcccaggacccacgTCGCCAGAACACTCCCAGCTTTGTCTCCCCTCCGAGGGACGTTCCATCTTCAGACATAACAGCCTTGTATCTTggccttccctcccacctccccccaggtTTATCCACAGCCATTCTGCGCTCTCTGGGCTCCTCTAACCTCTCCCcgccagggctccatcccagacagATGACTTACCTGAGGCAAAGCCCAGGATGACTACGGCCATCAGCCAGCAGAACCGCATCAGGTCGCCAAAAATCATctaaagggaggaggagaaggaaaataccTCCACCCAGGTCCCCTGAGCAGTTGCCCCTTGCAGCCTCTCACACGTCTAGCCCCGTGAAGCCCAGCAGCTCCACCCTCCAGGGGTTAGACACTATGGCTGCATGCCAGATCCACTTGGCCTGTTTGGGCACGGCCCTcgaactaagaatggtttttacatttttaaagcattgagAAAACAACAAGGCGGAGGAGAAGGATATGCAGTAGAGACCATATGCGGCTCGCAGAGCCTGCAAATCTGTTATCTGGCCCTTTACGAAAATGTTTGCAGCAGCCCCTGCTCTGGGACCTCTCTCTAGAAAGCTTGGGGGGAGGCACAGACCTTCTGGATCATGATGGTGAAAGGGCCCAACATCTGGAATCCTCGGGCGAAGTACATGACATTGCACCAGCCCAGCACCAGCGCGAAGGACATGGGCACCACCTCCCCATTGGCGTTCGTGAGCCGCATCACCATGGTCACCAGCACCATGCAGGCGTAGGTGATgctgagggtggggagcagaggggggtgTGAGAGGACACTGGGATTATCTTGGGGGACGTAAGAGCAAGAGCGACTGAGGGAGGCACCACCCACACACTCAGATTTGGCCTTCGCAAGTTCAATGACACAGGGCAACACGCATCGCTGGAGAAGGCTCTCTGGACTTAATTTTCTCCAGGGATTGTCCAAGGGGTCAGGaatccagggagggagggaagggattgGGGGAGAGACTCACATGAGGACGTGAAATGGTCCCCCAAGGATGGTCTGTCCAAAGAAGCGAGTGACCCCCACCCTGAAGATGTCTGGAATCTGGAGAGGGGCCAAGAAGACACTAAGGTACTTGCAGCCTGGGGCTCAGGCTGGATCCCTGGGGCAAGCAGCCTCATCCTAGATCCTGCCCACACCTCACCTCAGCAAGCAGAATGATCACAGCTCCGATGACGGTCACCAACTCCCCCACCAGGCGGATGTCATCCTTGCGGGTCACGTAGGCCTCCTGAGAGGGAAACACGGTCAGAACACTCAGGGCTTCCATACATCTGCCCCGCCTGCCTCTGGGCACAAGTCAGTGTCCAGTGTGTAGGGTCACTGGTCCTGTCAGATTCTTTATAACCTGTTAGGTTTGGCTATCTTGGACTCTGCTTTTTGAGCGCAGGTGTGTTTCCACCTGTATGTCGAGTCTGTGCCTAAGTGTTTGGGAGCTGGGCATGGGGAGAAACGGGGGTTGTCAAACAGGAACGTGACGCAGGTCTGAGAAAGGGCAGAGGGCTGACGCCTGCCCTGAAGCTCTGCTGCTCCTCGGATGTCACCTGAAGCAGCTTCTGCTGTAGGATGGTGTTGTCCCGGGGACTGGTGTGGTTACTGGTCCTGGGCTTGAGTGGGCGGTAGATGCAGCACATGGTGAAGCAGATGATGTACAGCAGGTAGATGGCGCCCAGCATGCAGAAGTATGGCCGCCCATATCTCTTCCACTTGAGGCTCACCAGCTCTTTCACTGGTGTCTGGTCGAGGATCTGGCGAGCCTTCAGCggaaaggaaagagagcaagcagCTCAGAGACCCCGACTCCCCTCCCTGGCTGCTTTCCCACCCAACCACCCCTACCTCCCGCTTCTTGGTGGTGATGATAAGTTCCAGCAGAGACTGCTCATCCCCCGAGGAGTCGATCTCCGTGAGGTCGTAGAGAGTGGACGTCAGCGGCCCGTACGTCCACTGGATGTGCTTCCGCTTCTGCATCAGGTGCTGGAACATCTGGGAGGACACAGCGGGGAGTCCGAGCGTCAGTGGGAGAAGCGGCCGCGGGAACCACGCCACCCGAGGGGGCTGCTGCCCGCTCCTCGGCACTAACGGGCAGTCGGCGATGCCCACGCCTCTCTGCTGCGTGAACCCCCTTTagtttctgcttctccttctttcccaCAGACCCTCTAAGGACCGGAGAGAAGAGGACAGGCCAAGGGAACAGCACTTCGGGTCACCAGAGCAGAGCTCCTAGAGCGCCACTCTCCAAGCTCCCGGTCAGGGAGGCTGCGCGGTTAGCGGGGGAGTGCGCGGTAAGGGACGCCGCCCCGTGGGGAGCTCGGGGAGAAGGAAGGGTCTTTAGGAGGACGCCCTAGGGCCAGGGCAGCATCCCTCACCACAGTGTTGCCCTCCACTCCGGCCAGCTTGAACGGGGTGAGACCCTGGTGATTGGGCACGAGGTCCAGGGACTGCAGGTGGTCCCTGCGCCCATCGTACGAGAGCAGCAGGTTGTACATCTGGCAGGCAAAGGTCTTGTTGGGCTGGAGGATGAGGATGTGCAGCACGGTGTTTCCTGCGGGCGGGACGCGGGTGTCGCGCGGCCATTGCACCGAAGGCCCCGCTGTTGCCCGGCCCACCCGGGGCCCTGCCCTCACCGCCCCCAGCATCCCGGCTCCCCTCCCGACCCCAGCTCTTACCCAGGGAGTCCTGGGCCCGGATGTCAGCTCCGTGCTCAATGAGCAGCCTCACGATCTCCTCACTGCCCACACAGGCAGCAAAAGACAAAGGGTGCTCCCCTGTGGACACACAGGGCTCCGTGGCGTGAGTGCCCGATGGGACGGGCAGTGTCCCTGAGCGACCGCCTCCTTGCCCCCCACGTCTCAGCTCTGGGCTTGGTGACACTTGTCAGCAGAACCAGAGGCAGGGATGGAGCAAGTGCCGGTGGGGAGAACTGGCTCTGGCCTTAAGCCCTGTAAGGCCTGACCCCTTCCAGCTTTCCCAGGGCCTGGAGCCCGCCTCAGCCCCCCTCCCTTTGCTCCTGCCCGCCTCCCCGcggccccttcctcccagccctggccctgctcccACCAAAGTAGATGAGGTTGCGGGGGCTGCGGCGGAAAGCTGTGCCTGTAGCTCTTGCAGAGACGCAGGCTCCGTGCGCAAGCAGGGCTCGCACCAAGTTCACGTTCTGGTTCACGATGGCTATGTGCAGTGCAGTCTGACCTGGCCCAGAGACAGCTCTCAGTCACGGGGTGTGGCCCCAGGACCCTGCAGGGGTCCCTCCCTTATCTACACCCTGTGCTCCTCACCAGGGCAGCctgaggggggggagggaggaggagccccTGGGCTGGCAGGGTCCCCGGGGAAGCCAGCTgctcccttctcttcctgctctAGGCCCCTTGCTAGGTCTCAGGGGGCTGGTGCTCTAATGGTGTGCAGTGAGGATGATGAGGAAAAAGGGAGACGGAGAGAAGCATGGAAACTAGGGGTCTCAGACGCCCTCTTTGGTTTCCCCAAATGATCCGCCACAGAGACTGACTTGAAATATGCAGCAGGTCACCCCTTCCCACCACCCTGGGCCCCTCGGCCCCTCACCCTCATACAGCTGGGATGTCATGGGCTCGAAGACCAGCTCCGGGGCGGCCTCCATCAGCGCCATGGCAGCCTCCAGGTTGTCATAGAGGGCTGCTACGTGCAGTGCCGTCTCCCCCATGGCTCCTGGCATTGACAGAAAGAAGAGTCATATGGCTTCTATGGAGCAGGGGGATGGTGACAATAGGGACTTGGCGGCCCACAGCAGAAGGTGCTGGGCCATCCTGGGAGCCATGTGTGTGGGTCTGACAGGTGCAGAGGGCTCTGCCTCTTACCTCTCTGGTGCACCTCGCACGCCTCATACTTGAGTAGCTTGTTGAGAGCCTGGACATTGTTCTCCTTGGCAGCTAGAAGGAGAGGAGACTCCCAGATCCTACAAGGGAAAGGGATCAGAAAGGTGGCAATGGCGAGCATGCCCAGTTGTACAATGAGGGGTGATGTCTGGGCTCCGTCACATACAAACATGTGCACCTCAGCGGCATTGAACTTGATCCAGGGAAGTGAGGCCATCGGGCGCAAAGGgctgtctgatttttttttttttttcttgaccagTTAGTTAACCCAAACCAACTATTCCCCCTTTCTGCTTGTGGAGGAGAGCATCAGCACTGGTTTCCTATCCCCTGGGTGCTGGGACCAGAATGAGTGTGAATGTGTTATCTGTGCATATCGAGCATGGAGGGGAGGAGTTTTACGTAAGTATTCATTCACCTCCTGACCTACTGACCTCTGGAGCAACCCTGTTTAGCTTCACTAAGTGCCCTGTGATTACCCCCCAAGATAAGCCTTGTT
This region includes:
- the TRPV6 gene encoding transient receptor potential cation channel subfamily V member 6 isoform X3; translation: MGETALHVAALYDNLEAAMALMEAAPELVFEPMTSQLYEGQTALHIAIVNQNVNLVRALLAHGACVSARATGTAFRRSPRNLIYFGEHPLSFAACVGSEEIVRLLIEHGADIRAQDSLGNTVLHILILQPNKTFACQMYNLLLSYDGRRDHLQSLDLVPNHQGLTPFKLAGVEGNTVMFQHLMQKRKHIQWTYGPLTSTLYDLTEIDSSGDEQSLLELIITTKKREARQILDQTPVKELVSLKWKRYGRPYFCMLGAIYLLYIICFTMCCIYRPLKPRTSNHTSPRDNTILQQKLLQEAYVTRKDDIRLVGELVTVIGAVIILLAEIPDIFRVGVTRFFGQTILGGPFHVLIITYACMVLVTMVMRLTNANGEVVPMSFALVLGWCNVMYFARGFQMLGPFTIMIQKMIFGDLMRFCWLMAVVILGFASAFYIIFQTEDPDELGHFYDYPMALFSTFELFLTVIDGPANYDVDLPFMYSITYAAFAIIATLLMLNLLIAMMGDTHWRVAHERDELWRAQVVATTVMLERKLPRCLWPRSGICGREYGLGDRWFLRVEDRQDLNRQRVRRYVQAFHSQGSDDLDKASEKLQLGHPFGPHLSLSTPSVSRSTSHSSTNWERLRQGTLRRELRGLTNRALEDGEGWEYQI
- the TRPV6 gene encoding transient receptor potential cation channel subfamily V member 6 isoform X2, with protein sequence MGLPLPKEKGLILCLWRKFCRWFQRQESWAQSRDEQNLQQQKRIWESPLLLAAKENNVQALNKLLKYEACEVHQRGAMGETALHVAALYDNLEAAMALMEAAPELVFEPMTSQLYEGQTALHIAIVNQNVNLVRALLAHGACVSARATGTAFRRSPRNLIYFGEHPLSFAACVGSEEIVRLLIEHGADIRAQDSLGNTVLHILILQPNKTFACQMYNLLLSYDGRRDHLQSLDLVPNHQGLTPFKLAGVEGNTVMFQHLMQKRKHIQWTYGPLTSTLYDLTEIDSSGDEQSLLELIITTKKREARQILDQTPVKELVSLKWKRYGRPYFCMLGAIYLLYIICFTMCCIYRPLKPRTSNHTSPRDNTILQQKLLQEAYVTRKDDIRLVGELVTVIGAVIILLAEIPDIFRVGVTRFFGQTILGGPFHVLIITYACMVLVTMVMRLTNANGEVVPMSFALVLGWCNVMYFARGFQMLGPFTIMIQKMIFGDLMRFCWLMAVVILGFASAFYIIFQTEDPDELGHFYDYPMALFSTFELFLTVIDGPANYDVDLPFMYSITYAAFAIIATLLMLNLLIAMMGDTHWRVAHERDELWRAQVVATTVMLERKLPRCLWPRSGICGREYGLGDRWFLRVEDRQDLNRQRVRRYVQAFHSQGSDDLDKASEKLQLGHPFGPHLSLSTPSVSRSTSHSSTNWERLRQGTLRRELRGLTNRALEDGEGWEYQI
- the TRPV6 gene encoding transient receptor potential cation channel subfamily V member 6 isoform X1; protein product: MASLPWIKFNAAEVHMFVCDGAQTSPLIVQLGMLAIATFLIPFPCRIWESPLLLAAKENNVQALNKLLKYEACEVHQRGAMGETALHVAALYDNLEAAMALMEAAPELVFEPMTSQLYEGQTALHIAIVNQNVNLVRALLAHGACVSARATGTAFRRSPRNLIYFGEHPLSFAACVGSEEIVRLLIEHGADIRAQDSLGNTVLHILILQPNKTFACQMYNLLLSYDGRRDHLQSLDLVPNHQGLTPFKLAGVEGNTVMFQHLMQKRKHIQWTYGPLTSTLYDLTEIDSSGDEQSLLELIITTKKREARQILDQTPVKELVSLKWKRYGRPYFCMLGAIYLLYIICFTMCCIYRPLKPRTSNHTSPRDNTILQQKLLQEAYVTRKDDIRLVGELVTVIGAVIILLAEIPDIFRVGVTRFFGQTILGGPFHVLIITYACMVLVTMVMRLTNANGEVVPMSFALVLGWCNVMYFARGFQMLGPFTIMIQKMIFGDLMRFCWLMAVVILGFASAFYIIFQTEDPDELGHFYDYPMALFSTFELFLTVIDGPANYDVDLPFMYSITYAAFAIIATLLMLNLLIAMMGDTHWRVAHERDELWRAQVVATTVMLERKLPRCLWPRSGICGREYGLGDRWFLRVEDRQDLNRQRVRRYVQAFHSQGSDDLDKASEKLQLGHPFGPHLSLSTPSVSRSTSHSSTNWERLRQGTLRRELRGLTNRALEDGEGWEYQI